The proteins below are encoded in one region of Corynebacterium sphenisci DSM 44792:
- a CDS encoding ECF transporter S component encodes MNIEHHHGAGLAGPDPRTTAAPPDPGARRGAPPRLRWRIVDIVTAAVLGVAVGVVFVAWNLIGGAGYGFLDAFTPGLGGLFIGVWLLGGTLGGLIIRKPGAALFVEVLAAGVSAAVGNQWGISVLYSGLAQGLGAELVLAILLYRRFGLAAALATGAGAGVGAIILELFTSGNLAKSLEFNLIYGACVLLSGAVLAGLLGLGLTRALARTGALDRFAAGREARELV; translated from the coding sequence ATGAACATCGAACACCACCACGGGGCCGGCCTGGCCGGACCCGACCCGCGGACCACGGCCGCGCCCCCGGACCCCGGTGCCCGGCGGGGGGCGCCGCCGCGGCTGCGCTGGCGGATCGTGGACATCGTCACCGCCGCCGTGCTCGGCGTCGCCGTGGGCGTGGTCTTCGTCGCCTGGAACCTCATCGGCGGCGCCGGCTACGGTTTCCTCGACGCCTTCACCCCCGGTTTGGGCGGGCTGTTCATCGGCGTCTGGCTGCTCGGCGGCACCCTCGGCGGGCTGATCATCCGCAAACCCGGCGCCGCCCTGTTCGTGGAGGTGCTCGCCGCGGGCGTCTCCGCGGCGGTCGGCAACCAGTGGGGCATCTCGGTGCTCTATTCGGGGCTGGCCCAGGGCCTCGGCGCGGAACTGGTGCTCGCGATCCTGCTCTACCGCCGTTTCGGCCTCGCCGCGGCGCTGGCCACCGGGGCCGGCGCCGGGGTGGGCGCGATCATCCTGGAGCTGTTCACCTCCGGCAACCTCGCCAAATCCCTGGAGTTCAACCTGATTTACGGCGCCTGCGTGCTGCTGTCCGGGGCGGTGCTCGCCGGGCTGCTCGGCCTGGGCCTGACCCGGGCGCTGGCCCGCACCGGGGCCCTGGACCGCTTCGCCGCCGGCCGGGAAGCCCGGGAGCTGGTGTGA
- a CDS encoding ABC transporter ATP-binding protein, with translation MSGPPAVAARGFGWRHAGRAAPVLREVDLTIEPGERVLVLGASGAGKSTLLAAIAGVLGGADEGEATGELRVFGAPADAARGEVGLVLQDPDSQVISARVADDVAFGAENLGVDRAEIGRRIGACLELVGLRLPGEHPTTRLSGGQKQRLALAGVLAMGARIIALDEPTANIDPAAVPALRDAVIRAADATGATLIVVEHRVAAWMDVVDRVIVVGAGGIDADGPPARVLAEHGDRLRAAGVWVPGPPPAIGAARPAPADAEAALVAEDLTVGHRVEGLAQPVRTGIDLAIPAGAATCVTGPNGVGKSTLALTLGGLLEPLGGRVLAAPGLAAGAAPRRRRGPWARRGRGTGPERRPGHWSSRALAGRIGTVFQAPEHQFVTGTVAEELRLSPRLLGLPERVAADRAEELLARLRLDHLAAANPFTLSGGEKRRLSVATVLACAPKVVLLDEPTFGQDRRTFAELAALLRELAEEGVAVVSITHDPLLVTALGDRVLDLAGVGRPAIGAAA, from the coding sequence GTGAGCGGCCCCCCGGCGGTGGCCGCCCGCGGGTTCGGCTGGCGGCACGCCGGCCGCGCCGCGCCGGTGCTGCGGGAGGTGGATCTCACCATCGAACCCGGGGAGCGGGTGCTGGTGCTCGGCGCCTCCGGCGCGGGCAAATCGACCCTGCTCGCCGCGATCGCCGGGGTGCTCGGCGGCGCCGACGAGGGCGAGGCCACCGGGGAGCTGCGGGTTTTCGGGGCCCCGGCGGACGCCGCCCGCGGGGAGGTGGGCCTGGTGCTGCAGGACCCCGACTCGCAGGTCATCTCCGCCCGGGTCGCCGATGACGTGGCCTTCGGGGCGGAGAACCTCGGCGTGGACCGGGCCGAAATCGGCCGCCGGATCGGCGCCTGCCTCGAGCTGGTGGGCCTGCGCCTGCCCGGGGAGCACCCCACCACCCGGCTGTCCGGGGGCCAGAAGCAGCGCCTGGCGCTGGCCGGGGTGCTCGCCATGGGGGCGCGGATCATCGCCCTGGACGAGCCGACCGCGAACATCGACCCGGCCGCGGTGCCCGCGCTGCGGGACGCGGTGATCCGCGCCGCGGACGCCACCGGGGCCACCCTCATCGTGGTGGAGCACCGGGTGGCGGCGTGGATGGACGTGGTGGACCGGGTGATCGTGGTCGGCGCCGGCGGGATCGACGCCGACGGGCCGCCGGCGCGGGTGCTCGCCGAGCACGGCGACCGGCTGCGCGCCGCCGGGGTGTGGGTGCCCGGACCGCCCCCGGCGATCGGCGCGGCCCGGCCCGCGCCCGCCGACGCCGAGGCGGCCCTGGTCGCCGAGGACCTGACCGTCGGGCACCGGGTGGAGGGCCTCGCCCAGCCGGTGCGCACCGGCATCGACCTGGCCATCCCGGCCGGTGCCGCGACCTGCGTCACCGGCCCCAACGGGGTGGGCAAATCCACCCTGGCGCTCACCCTCGGCGGCCTGCTGGAGCCGCTCGGCGGGCGGGTGCTCGCCGCCCCCGGGCTCGCCGCCGGGGCCGCGCCCCGCCGCCGCCGCGGACCATGGGCCCGCCGGGGCCGGGGAACCGGTCCCGAGCGGCGGCCCGGGCACTGGTCCTCCCGCGCCCTGGCCGGGCGGATCGGCACCGTCTTCCAGGCCCCCGAGCACCAGTTCGTCACCGGCACGGTGGCCGAGGAGCTGCGGCTCTCCCCGCGGCTGCTGGGCCTGCCGGAACGGGTCGCCGCGGACCGGGCGGAGGAGCTGCTGGCCCGGCTGCGGCTGGACCACCTCGCCGCGGCGAACCCGTTCACCCTCTCCGGCGGGGAGAAGCGCCGGCTGTCCGTGGCCACGGTGCTGGCCTGCGCCCCGAAGGTGGTGCTGCTCGACGAACCCACCTTCGGCCAGGACCGGCGCACCTTCGCGGAACTCGCCGCGCTGCTGCGCGAACTCGCCGAGGAGGGCGTGGCGGTGGTCTCCATCACCCACGATCCGCTGCTGGTGACCGCCCTGGGCGACCGGGTGCTGGATCTGGCCGGGGTGGGCCGGCCGGCGATCGGGGCGGCGGCATGA
- a CDS encoding energy-coupling factor transporter transmembrane component T family protein, with product MSAPGAAAPARPAGGILAGINPVTRVAGLILLTTPLLLSIDIVSALVALGCTLVAAPLCGVGPVRLLRRGWPVLAAAPVTAISMALYGSPGGAEHFSLLLIRVTDNSLHLAAAIFLRVLAIGLPVVVLTVGVDPTEVGAGLAQVLRLPARFVLAAVAGVRLIGLFLDDWHALGRARRARGLGDAGRLRRVLNQVFALLVLSLRRGTKLATAMEARGFGAPGPRTWFRPSTVGARDAALLVVCAGVAAASIWAAVALGAFRLLGA from the coding sequence ATGAGCGCCCCCGGCGCAGCCGCGCCCGCCCGCCCCGCCGGCGGGATCCTCGCCGGGATCAACCCGGTGACCCGGGTGGCCGGGCTGATCCTGCTGACCACCCCGCTGCTGCTCTCCATCGACATCGTCTCGGCCCTGGTCGCCCTGGGCTGCACCCTGGTCGCCGCCCCGCTGTGCGGGGTGGGCCCGGTGCGGCTGCTCCGCCGCGGCTGGCCGGTGCTCGCCGCCGCCCCGGTGACCGCCATCTCGATGGCGCTCTACGGCAGCCCCGGCGGGGCGGAGCACTTCAGCCTGCTGCTCATCCGGGTCACCGACAACTCGCTGCACCTGGCGGCCGCGATTTTCCTCCGGGTGCTGGCCATCGGGTTGCCGGTGGTGGTGCTCACCGTGGGGGTGGATCCCACCGAGGTGGGCGCGGGCCTGGCCCAGGTGCTGCGGCTGCCCGCCCGGTTCGTGCTCGCCGCGGTGGCCGGGGTGCGCCTGATCGGCCTCTTCCTCGACGACTGGCACGCCCTCGGCCGGGCCCGGCGGGCCCGGGGCCTCGGCGACGCCGGGCGGCTGCGGCGGGTGCTCAACCAGGTCTTCGCCCTGCTGGTGCTCTCCCTGCGCCGGGGCACCAAACTGGCCACCGCGATGGAGGCCCGCGGTTTCGGCGCACCCGGCCCGCGCACCTGGTTCCGGCCCTCCACGGTGGGCGCCCGGGATGCGGCGCTGCTGGTGGTCTGCGCCGGTGTCGCGGCGGCCTCGATCTGGGCGGCGGTGGCCCTCGGGGCCTTCCGCCTGCTGGGCGCATGA
- a CDS encoding L,D-transpeptidase family protein produces MPHRRIPRRPTAALAGAGLIALAAAPGAAAAPAAPDPARIAGALAAADSGALVDAAAEALGALPALPGAPALPGAPGAAAVQHPWFGARVPATATRVIAVESTGGSDARLLRYRRVPGGWAPVGDPVAAKVGSAGIGADYREGVPRTPAGAYPLESAFGRAPDPGAKLPYRRLDGNDWWVSDPASPAYNTHQRCRPGTCPFDESRSEHLIDYAVYDHALVMGVNRARVPGAGSAFFIHSTNGAATGGCVAVPTATVVELLRWADAGTWVALR; encoded by the coding sequence ATGCCCCACCGCAGGATCCCCCGCCGACCCACCGCCGCCCTCGCCGGGGCGGGCCTGATCGCCCTGGCCGCCGCCCCCGGCGCCGCCGCCGCACCGGCCGCGCCGGACCCGGCCCGGATCGCCGGCGCGCTCGCCGCCGCCGACTCCGGGGCGCTGGTCGACGCCGCCGCCGAGGCGCTTGGCGCGCTGCCCGCCCTGCCCGGGGCGCCCGCCCTCCCCGGGGCGCCGGGCGCCGCCGCGGTGCAGCACCCCTGGTTCGGCGCCCGGGTGCCGGCGACGGCCACCCGGGTCATCGCCGTGGAGTCCACCGGCGGCTCCGACGCCCGGCTGCTGCGCTACCGCCGGGTGCCCGGCGGCTGGGCCCCGGTCGGCGACCCGGTCGCCGCCAAGGTCGGGTCGGCCGGCATCGGCGCCGACTACCGGGAGGGCGTGCCGCGCACCCCGGCCGGCGCCTACCCCCTGGAGTCCGCCTTCGGCCGCGCCCCGGACCCGGGGGCGAAACTGCCCTACCGGCGGCTCGACGGGAACGACTGGTGGGTCTCCGACCCGGCCAGCCCGGCCTACAACACCCACCAGCGCTGCCGTCCGGGCACCTGCCCCTTCGACGAGTCCCGCTCGGAGCACCTCATCGACTACGCGGTCTACGACCACGCCCTGGTGATGGGCGTGAACCGGGCCCGGGTGCCCGGGGCCGGCTCGGCCTTCTTCATCCACTCCACCAACGGCGCGGCCACCGGCGGCTGCGTGGCGGTGCCCACCGCGACCGTGGTGGAGCTGCTCCGCTGGGCCGACGCCGGCACCTGGGTGGCGCTGCGCTGA
- a CDS encoding YdcF family protein: MIPLRASVAAVPGLGFAALLIAGGVLVHRDPVLRPPRLPRRRPPAWGLPALGAAAGGATLAGWRTLAAGRAGAPARALARVALAATATPGTLAPVLEAHRRTRARRRPPAPGAVVVLGCALRGGAPSELLRLRLELAARILAGAPGSPQVVVTGGRGPDEPLPEATVMARWLAARGIGPVTVEDAATSTAENLDLAAPLLRRAPVVVVTSDFHVPRVRAGLRRRGLPWAVAGAPTPARYWATSLLREFAALGAGRPWAPAAVAAGWAWWLRPRASAGGGGAVAPVPGAPIE; this comes from the coding sequence ATGATCCCCCTCCGCGCCAGCGTCGCCGCCGTGCCCGGGCTCGGCTTCGCCGCGCTGCTCATCGCCGGCGGGGTGCTGGTGCACCGGGACCCGGTGCTGCGCCCGCCCCGGCTGCCGCGGCGGCGGCCCCCGGCCTGGGGGCTGCCCGCCCTCGGCGCGGCCGCCGGCGGCGCGACCCTCGCCGGGTGGCGCACCCTCGCCGCCGGCCGGGCCGGCGCGCCCGCCCGCGCCCTGGCCCGGGTGGCGCTGGCCGCCACGGCGACCCCGGGCACCCTGGCCCCGGTGCTGGAGGCGCATCGGCGCACCCGGGCCCGGCGCCGCCCGCCGGCGCCGGGGGCGGTGGTGGTGCTCGGCTGCGCGCTGCGCGGCGGGGCGCCCTCGGAACTGCTGCGGCTGCGCCTGGAGCTGGCCGCGCGGATCCTCGCCGGCGCCCCCGGGTCCCCGCAGGTGGTGGTCACCGGGGGCCGCGGCCCGGATGAACCGCTGCCCGAGGCCACCGTGATGGCCCGCTGGCTGGCCGCCCGCGGCATCGGCCCGGTCACCGTGGAGGACGCGGCGACCAGCACCGCGGAGAACCTGGACCTCGCCGCGCCGCTGCTGCGCCGGGCCCCGGTGGTGGTGGTCACCAGCGACTTCCACGTGCCCCGGGTGCGCGCCGGGCTGCGCCGGCGGGGCCTGCCCTGGGCGGTGGCCGGGGCGCCGACCCCGGCGCGGTACTGGGCGACCTCCCTGCTGCGCGAATTCGCCGCCCTGGGCGCGGGGCGGCCCTGGGCGCCGGCGGCGGTCGCCGCCGGCTGGGCGTGGTGGCTGCGCCCGCGGGCATCCGCCGGGGGCGGCGGGGCAGTGGCGCCGGTCCCGGGGGCCCCGATTGAGTGA
- a CDS encoding acyl-CoA dehydrogenase family protein codes for MALTPGFDLFQLPEEHQELRSVLRDLCEKEIAPHAEDVDRNARFPEEALAALNAAGFNAVHVPEEFGGQGADSVAACIVIEEVARVCGSSSLIPAVNKLGTMGLILKGSDELKAKVLGDLVNGEMASYALTERGAGSDAAAMKTRAVRDGEDWVLNGSKCFITNGGRSTWYTVMAVTDPEKGANGISAFMVHKDDEGFRVGGLEHKMGIKGSPTAELYFEDCRVPGDRMIGEEGTGFKTALETLDHTRPTIGAQALGLAQGAYDYAVGYVQEREQFGKPVAAFQNTQFMLADMRTKIEAARLMVYTAAANAERGHADGGGKLGLMAAAAKTFASDVAMEVTTDAVQLLGGYGYTSDFPVERMMRDAKITQIYEGTNQVCRLVAGRQLLAEGRKR; via the coding sequence ATGGCACTGACCCCCGGCTTCGACCTTTTCCAGCTCCCCGAGGAGCACCAGGAGCTGCGCTCCGTCCTGCGCGATCTCTGCGAGAAGGAGATCGCCCCGCACGCCGAGGACGTCGACCGCAACGCCCGCTTCCCCGAGGAGGCGCTCGCCGCGCTCAACGCCGCCGGCTTCAACGCGGTCCACGTGCCGGAGGAGTTCGGCGGCCAGGGCGCCGACTCGGTCGCCGCCTGCATCGTCATCGAGGAGGTCGCCCGGGTGTGCGGCTCCTCCTCGCTGATCCCCGCGGTGAACAAGCTGGGCACCATGGGCCTCATCCTCAAGGGCTCCGATGAGCTCAAGGCGAAGGTGCTCGGCGACCTGGTCAACGGCGAGATGGCCTCCTACGCGCTCACCGAGCGCGGCGCCGGCTCCGATGCCGCGGCGATGAAGACCCGCGCGGTGCGCGACGGCGAGGACTGGGTGCTCAACGGCTCCAAGTGCTTCATCACCAACGGCGGCCGCTCCACCTGGTACACCGTGATGGCGGTCACCGACCCGGAGAAGGGCGCCAACGGCATCTCCGCGTTCATGGTGCACAAGGACGACGAGGGCTTCCGGGTCGGCGGTCTGGAGCACAAGATGGGCATCAAGGGCTCGCCCACCGCGGAGCTGTACTTCGAGGACTGCCGGGTGCCCGGGGACCGGATGATCGGCGAGGAGGGCACCGGGTTCAAGACCGCCCTGGAGACCCTGGACCACACCCGCCCGACCATCGGCGCGCAGGCCCTGGGCCTGGCGCAGGGCGCCTACGACTACGCCGTGGGCTACGTGCAGGAGCGCGAGCAGTTCGGCAAGCCGGTCGCCGCCTTCCAGAACACCCAGTTCATGCTGGCCGACATGCGCACCAAGATCGAGGCCGCCCGGCTGATGGTGTACACCGCGGCGGCGAACGCCGAGCGCGGCCACGCCGACGGCGGCGGCAAGCTGGGCCTGATGGCCGCCGCGGCGAAGACCTTCGCCTCGGATGTCGCCATGGAGGTCACCACCGACGCGGTGCAGCTGCTCGGCGGCTACGGCTACACCTCCGACTTCCCGGTGGAGCGGATGATGCGCGACGCGAAGATCACCCAGATCTACGAGGGCACCAACCAGGTGTGCCGCCTCGTCGCCGGCCGCCAGCTGCTCGCCGAGGGCCGCAAGCGCTAG
- a CDS encoding LysR family transcriptional regulator has product MADSPAAGPAPRMPSLDALDLLTAVADSGSVSAAARATGMAQPNASRMLGRLERTLGATLLRRGHGGATLTPAGAEVVARARVVLDAADELLDAVARPRPEPVRVAASMTVAEHHLPHWIARLRHRLPDAAAGIDVVNSAEVLRLVAEGAAEVGFIESPGPASAALRSRVVATDRLTVVVAPDHPWAGRGRPLRPAELAATPLVVREAGSGTREALDLALATACPAVARAEPAARAGSATAVLMSAVAGVAPAVVPVVAAAPLLAAGLLAEVAVDALELRRPVTAVWSGPHRPPGTAGMLLAIAAAER; this is encoded by the coding sequence ATGGCCGACTCCCCCGCCGCCGGGCCCGCGCCCCGGATGCCCTCCCTCGACGCCCTGGATCTGCTCACCGCGGTCGCCGACTCCGGCAGCGTCTCCGCCGCGGCCCGGGCCACCGGCATGGCCCAGCCCAACGCCTCCCGGATGCTCGGCCGCCTGGAGCGCACCCTGGGCGCGACCCTGCTGCGCCGGGGCCACGGCGGGGCCACCCTCACCCCCGCCGGCGCCGAGGTCGTCGCCCGGGCCCGGGTGGTGCTCGACGCCGCCGACGAGCTGCTCGACGCGGTGGCCCGGCCCCGCCCGGAGCCGGTGCGGGTGGCCGCCTCGATGACCGTGGCCGAGCACCATCTGCCGCACTGGATCGCCCGGCTGCGCCACCGGCTGCCGGACGCCGCCGCCGGAATCGACGTGGTCAACTCCGCCGAGGTGCTCCGCCTGGTCGCCGAGGGCGCCGCGGAGGTGGGCTTCATCGAGTCGCCGGGGCCGGCCTCGGCGGCGCTGCGCTCCCGGGTGGTGGCCACCGACCGGCTCACCGTGGTCGTCGCCCCGGACCACCCCTGGGCCGGGCGGGGCCGGCCGCTGCGTCCGGCGGAGCTGGCGGCGACCCCGCTGGTGGTGCGCGAGGCCGGCTCCGGCACCCGGGAGGCCCTGGACCTGGCCCTGGCCACCGCCTGCCCGGCGGTGGCCCGGGCGGAGCCGGCCGCCCGCGCCGGCTCCGCCACCGCGGTGCTCATGTCCGCCGTCGCCGGGGTCGCCCCGGCGGTGGTGCCGGTGGTCGCCGCCGCCCCGCTGCTCGCCGCCGGGCTGCTCGCCGAGGTCGCCGTGGACGCCCTGGAGCTGCGCCGCCCGGTGACCGCGGTCTGGTCCGGCCCGCACCGGCCGCCGGGCACGGCCGGGATGCTGCTGGCCATCGCCGCCGCCGAGCGCTGA
- a CDS encoding YeiH family protein encodes MTERTASPAPAQPPATAGGAGAAARAAAIAPGLGLCLAGAVLAWAASRALAAVVPAASPMLLAIVVGVVVANLRPIPARAAAGVAFASRTVLRAGVVLLGFSIAVGDVVALGPGVLAVILAVVAAGLLAGIAAGRLIGLTREQALLTAAGCSICGAAAVAGVDGVLRRRRAHETATAVAVVVLFGTAMIALGPVTAHLAGLDEHGAGVFIGGATHEVAQVVAAGGIAGPAVLTAAVIVKLARVLLLAPVLALLGLAERRAAAADAAAGAAPAGARPALVPAFVLGFIAAVAARSALDLPAGLLGGLEGLRTWAFLVAMVALGTGVRRDTLAAAGWAPFLHGLAVTAVVIAVALGGALLL; translated from the coding sequence ATGACCGAGCGCACCGCATCCCCCGCCCCCGCCCAGCCCCCCGCGACCGCCGGGGGCGCCGGCGCGGCCGCCCGGGCGGCCGCCATCGCCCCCGGGCTGGGCCTCTGCCTGGCCGGGGCGGTGCTCGCCTGGGCGGCCTCCCGGGCGCTGGCCGCGGTGGTGCCCGCGGCCTCGCCGATGCTGCTGGCCATCGTGGTCGGGGTGGTCGTCGCGAACCTGCGCCCGATCCCGGCGCGGGCCGCGGCCGGGGTGGCCTTCGCCTCGCGTACCGTGCTGCGCGCCGGGGTGGTGCTGCTCGGCTTCTCCATCGCGGTCGGCGACGTCGTCGCCCTCGGCCCCGGGGTGCTCGCGGTGATCCTCGCCGTGGTCGCCGCCGGGCTGCTGGCCGGGATCGCCGCGGGCCGGCTGATCGGGCTGACCCGGGAGCAGGCGCTGCTCACCGCGGCGGGCTGCTCCATCTGCGGGGCGGCGGCGGTCGCCGGGGTGGACGGGGTGCTGCGCCGGCGCCGCGCCCACGAGACCGCCACCGCGGTGGCGGTGGTGGTGCTCTTCGGCACCGCGATGATCGCCCTCGGCCCGGTGACGGCGCATCTGGCGGGTCTGGACGAGCACGGTGCCGGGGTGTTCATCGGCGGGGCCACCCACGAGGTCGCCCAGGTCGTCGCCGCCGGCGGGATCGCCGGGCCCGCGGTGCTCACCGCCGCGGTGATCGTGAAACTGGCCCGGGTGCTGCTGCTCGCCCCGGTGCTGGCCCTGCTCGGCCTCGCCGAGCGCCGCGCCGCCGCCGCGGACGCCGCGGCCGGGGCGGCCCCGGCCGGGGCGCGCCCGGCGCTGGTGCCGGCCTTCGTGCTCGGCTTCATCGCCGCGGTGGCCGCGCGCAGCGCGCTGGACCTGCCGGCCGGGCTGCTCGGCGGCCTGGAGGGGCTGCGCACCTGGGCCTTCCTGGTCGCCATGGTGGCCCTGGGCACCGGGGTGCGTCGGGACACCCTGGCCGCCGCCGGCTGGGCGCCCTTCCTGCACGGCCTGGCGGTGACCGCGGTGGTGATCGCGGTGGCCCTGGGCGGGGCGCTGCTGCTCTAG
- a CDS encoding NAD-dependent protein deacylase encodes MADTTIPAPIAELARAARRVVFFTGAGMSAESGLDTFRDAGTGLWSHVDPEAMASFDAWRADPAPIWPWYLERLRRARAAKPNAGHRAVAEWSRRLAATGGSGSVVTQNIDDLHERAGSAGVAHLHGRLDEFRCDHCAAPAPEPVPPEQPTAHLMPPFCAACGTGFVRPAVTWFGEALPAAAWAAAERAIGEADLVVVVGTSGVVFPAAGLPLQAMRAGVPVVELSPADTDLTPALTASWRTTAATGLPALARRAIAALDAAGGAPAAD; translated from the coding sequence ATGGCCGATACGACGATCCCCGCCCCCATCGCCGAGCTCGCCCGCGCCGCCCGCCGGGTGGTGTTCTTCACCGGCGCCGGCATGTCCGCCGAATCGGGGCTGGACACCTTCCGCGACGCCGGCACCGGGCTGTGGAGCCACGTCGACCCGGAGGCGATGGCCAGCTTCGACGCCTGGCGCGCCGATCCCGCCCCGATCTGGCCCTGGTACCTGGAGCGGCTGCGCCGGGCCCGGGCCGCCAAGCCCAACGCCGGGCACCGCGCCGTGGCCGAGTGGTCCCGCCGGCTGGCCGCCACCGGCGGCTCCGGGTCCGTGGTCACCCAGAACATCGACGATCTGCATGAGCGGGCCGGGTCCGCCGGGGTGGCGCACCTGCACGGCAGGCTCGACGAGTTCCGCTGCGATCACTGCGCCGCCCCCGCACCGGAACCCGTCCCGCCGGAGCAGCCCACCGCGCATCTCATGCCGCCGTTCTGCGCCGCCTGCGGGACGGGCTTCGTGCGCCCGGCGGTGACCTGGTTCGGGGAGGCGCTGCCGGCGGCGGCGTGGGCCGCCGCGGAACGGGCCATCGGGGAGGCCGACCTGGTCGTGGTGGTGGGCACCTCCGGGGTGGTCTTCCCCGCCGCGGGGCTGCCGCTGCAGGCGATGCGCGCCGGGGTCCCGGTGGTGGAGCTCTCCCCCGCGGACACCGATCTCACCCCGGCGCTCACCGCCTCCTGGCGGACCACCGCGGCCACCGGGCTGCCGGCGCTCGCCCGGCGGGCCATCGCCGCCCTCGACGCCGCCGGGGGCGCCCCGGCGGCGGACTAG
- a CDS encoding metal-sensitive transcriptional regulator: MAAEQRRAIINRLKRANGQLAGIIAMLEDDRDCRDVITQLAAVSKAIDRAGFKVISSAMRGCIDGSRDDITAEDIEKLFLQLS, translated from the coding sequence CTGGCCGCCGAGCAGCGCCGGGCGATCATCAACCGGCTCAAGCGCGCCAACGGCCAGCTCGCCGGGATCATCGCGATGCTGGAGGACGACCGGGACTGCCGGGACGTGATCACGCAGCTCGCGGCGGTGTCCAAGGCCATCGACCGGGCCGGGTTCAAGGTGATCTCCTCGGCGATGCGCGGCTGCATCGACGGCAGCCGGGACGACATCACCGCCGAGGACATCGAGAAGCTCTTCCTGCAGCTCAGCTAG
- a CDS encoding suppressor of fused domain protein yields MSPILDAVRRRLCGYFEESDPASATLTFLGAGALTILRFGPDTAGVVTYATVGCSAEPMSDPADFAPDPVAGPRAELLLPVHGGLDAVTRPLAMLAAAPTVEGLVLRPGALLDFTAPLWPEARFTGFVLLDAEVPEVDPAHLPGAPAGAEPVRFLQAVPATANELALARAKGAAALVEAWRAQGADPGDPHRAPAV; encoded by the coding sequence ATGAGCCCGATCCTCGACGCGGTGCGCCGCCGGCTGTGCGGCTACTTCGAGGAATCCGATCCGGCCTCGGCGACGCTGACCTTCCTCGGCGCCGGCGCCCTGACCATCCTTCGCTTCGGCCCGGACACCGCCGGGGTGGTCACCTACGCCACCGTGGGCTGCTCCGCGGAGCCGATGTCCGATCCGGCGGACTTCGCCCCGGATCCGGTGGCCGGGCCCCGGGCGGAGCTGCTGCTGCCGGTGCACGGGGGCCTGGACGCGGTGACCCGGCCGCTGGCGATGCTGGCGGCCGCCCCCACCGTGGAGGGCCTGGTGCTGCGGCCGGGGGCGCTGCTGGACTTCACCGCCCCGCTGTGGCCGGAGGCCCGGTTCACCGGGTTCGTGCTGCTCGACGCGGAGGTGCCGGAGGTCGATCCGGCGCATCTGCCCGGCGCCCCGGCCGGGGCGGAGCCGGTGCGCTTCCTGCAGGCGGTGCCGGCCACCGCCAATGAGCTGGCCCTGGCCCGGGCGAAGGGGGCGGCGGCGCTGGTGGAGGCCTGGCGGGCCCAGGGCGCCGATCCGGGGGATCCGCACCGGGCCCCGGCGGTGTAG
- a CDS encoding DUF402 domain-containing protein, with translation MSDATAAKPPKRELFDVAAGVNIDPKGYRRPVDRYRETPAGLYLARGSDHRDFHYLESWLLPGPGLRVSRFHRRPGSSYDFDLYLDVAEITPPAEPGGPWRSRDLYLDVVVAGGRVRLEDAGELTAAVAAGILGPAEAAAAIDRGWRAVAGIAAHGGDALAWLAGAGLALDFADPGRIRPVAEGAWADAEPVPGWAGPEGPR, from the coding sequence ATGTCCGACGCCACCGCCGCCAAACCCCCGAAACGGGAGCTCTTCGACGTCGCCGCGGGGGTCAACATCGACCCCAAGGGCTACCGCCGCCCGGTGGACCGCTACCGGGAGACCCCGGCCGGGCTGTACCTGGCCCGCGGCTCCGACCACCGGGACTTCCACTACCTGGAGTCCTGGCTGCTGCCCGGCCCGGGTCTGCGGGTCTCCCGCTTCCACCGCCGCCCGGGCAGCTCCTACGACTTCGACCTCTACCTCGACGTCGCCGAAATAACCCCGCCCGCCGAACCGGGCGGGCCCTGGCGCAGCCGGGATCTCTACCTCGACGTGGTCGTCGCCGGCGGCCGGGTGCGCCTGGAGGACGCCGGGGAGCTCACCGCCGCCGTCGCCGCCGGGATCCTCGGGCCCGCGGAGGCCGCCGCCGCCATCGACCGCGGCTGGCGGGCCGTGGCCGGGATCGCCGCGCATGGCGGCGACGCCCTGGCCTGGTTGGCCGGGGCGGGCCTGGCGCTCGACTTCGCCGACCCGGGCCGGATCCGCCCGGTCGCGGAGGGCGCCTGGGCCGATGCCGAGCCGGTGCCCGGCTGGGCGGGGCCGGAGGGGCCCCGATGA